Genomic segment of Synechococcus sp. A15-28:
CAGGTGCCGGGCTTCTTGAGGTCCTTGTAGTGCTCCCAGTAGTAGGTGGTTTCCTTCTTCCAGTGCTCGCCGAGGTCTTCGAAACTCTTGATGTGATCCATCCGCTTGTCGTCGGCAAGCACGGCGATCACCTTGTCATCCACATCACCACCATCGTCGAAGGTCATCACGCCGATGATGCGAGCTTCAACGATGGAGCCGGGAACCAATGGCTCAGTGACGTTGACGATTTCAATGTCGAGGGGGTCGCCGTCTTCATCCCAGGTGCGGGGAATGCAGCCGTAGGCGAAGGGGTAAGCCAGGGAGGAATAACCGACACGATCCAGCTTCAGATGGCCGGTTTCCGTGATCAGCTCGTACTTGTTGATCGTGTTGGAGTTGAGCTCCACGATCGTGTTGAG
This window contains:
- a CDS encoding inorganic diphosphatase, with product MANLDKAPSRSMPNLLHVLPAFADEAELRLNTIVELNSNTINKYELITETGHLKLDRVGYSSLAYPFAYGCIPRTWDEDGDPLDIEIVNVTEPLVPGSIVEARIIGVMTFDDGGDVDDKVIAVLADDKRMDHIKSFEDLGEHWKKETTYYWEHYKDLKKPGTCSVNGFFGTEKAVEIIKGCEARYMAEIDSKLVE